The Sinorhizobium meliloti genome includes a window with the following:
- a CDS encoding FAD-binding oxidoreductase, with product MAEQGALLDQLRTICNPAAVLTAPGDIEPYAVDWKRSFVGSPFCVVRPGNTGEVAKVVAACRKHGTSIVPQGGNTGLAGGATPDASSSQVLLSLNRLTRIRSLDPIGMTVEVEAGAILQSVKEEAAKKERLLPVSLAAEGSATIGGIVSTNAGGVNVLRHGMTRALVLGLEVVLADGTIVNGLRHLRKDNAGYDWKQLFIGAEGTLGIVTAAVLRLVPAPRHSVTALLSVADVETAIALYAKAQSEIGDALSAFELISGDSIALVERHAGLKSPIAAGEWFLLIEAASSLTGLEAAMQVLLAAAFEEELALDGVVAASHQQAQSLWALREHVTEAEAREGRGLKHDISVPLSVMPAYLADARAAVAAVSRTARLNVFGHLGDGNLHYNVLLGPEDHPAAVNRAVHDAVVRHRGSISAEHGLGQYRVGEWQRTKPAAEQALAHTIKQAIDPAGLFNPGKVLAAPNKGGAA from the coding sequence ATGGCCGAGCAGGGCGCGCTTCTCGATCAACTGCGGACGATCTGCAACCCTGCGGCAGTGCTGACGGCGCCGGGCGACATCGAGCCCTATGCCGTCGACTGGAAGCGGAGCTTCGTCGGGAGCCCCTTCTGTGTCGTGCGTCCGGGCAATACCGGCGAGGTGGCGAAGGTCGTCGCCGCCTGCCGCAAGCACGGCACATCGATCGTGCCGCAGGGCGGCAACACGGGCCTTGCCGGTGGAGCGACGCCCGACGCCAGTTCGTCGCAGGTGCTGCTGTCGCTCAACCGCTTGACCAGGATCCGCAGCCTGGACCCCATCGGCATGACCGTGGAGGTCGAGGCCGGTGCGATCCTGCAGTCCGTCAAGGAGGAAGCCGCGAAAAAGGAGCGGCTGCTGCCCGTCAGTCTCGCGGCCGAGGGGTCGGCCACCATCGGCGGCATCGTTTCCACCAATGCCGGCGGCGTCAATGTGCTGCGCCATGGCATGACGCGCGCTCTCGTGCTCGGGCTCGAGGTCGTGCTTGCCGACGGCACGATCGTCAACGGCCTCCGGCACCTGCGGAAGGATAATGCGGGCTACGACTGGAAGCAGCTCTTCATCGGCGCCGAAGGAACGCTCGGCATCGTCACGGCCGCCGTCCTCCGGCTCGTGCCGGCGCCGCGCCACAGCGTCACCGCGCTGCTCTCAGTCGCAGACGTGGAGACGGCGATCGCGCTCTACGCAAAGGCCCAGAGCGAGATCGGCGATGCGCTTTCCGCCTTCGAGCTCATCTCGGGGGATTCGATTGCGCTCGTCGAGAGGCACGCCGGCCTGAAAAGTCCGATCGCCGCGGGCGAGTGGTTTCTGCTGATCGAAGCCGCGTCCAGCCTGACCGGCCTCGAGGCGGCGATGCAGGTGCTGCTTGCCGCCGCTTTCGAGGAGGAACTCGCCCTCGACGGCGTGGTAGCCGCGAGTCACCAGCAGGCGCAATCGCTGTGGGCGCTGCGTGAACACGTGACGGAGGCAGAGGCGCGGGAGGGCCGCGGCCTGAAGCACGACATCTCCGTGCCGCTCAGCGTCATGCCTGCCTATCTCGCGGACGCACGTGCCGCGGTAGCGGCCGTCTCGCGCACGGCGCGGCTCAACGTTTTCGGGCATCTCGGCGATGGCAACCTGCACTACAACGTGCTGCTGGGACCCGAGGACCATCCGGCTGCGGTCAATCGCGCGGTTCATGATGCGGTCGTTCGCCATCGCGGTTCGATCTCGGCCGAACATGGGCTCGGCCAATATCGCGTGGGCGAGTGGCAGCGCACCAAGCCGGCCGCTGAACAGGCGCTCGCCCATACCATCAAGCAGGCGATCGATCCCGCCGGTCTCTTCAATCCCGGAAAGGTGCTGGCCGCGCCGAACAAAGGAGGTGCGGCGTGA
- a CDS encoding GMC family oxidoreductase: MNAAAETFDYIIVGGGNAGCVLANRLTESGRHSVLLLEAGGVGRSPWIGIPAGFSKLLVDPTYNWRFKSEPEEATKNRVIAVPRGKGLGGSTLINGMIYVRGQPQDYDGWAQAGCRGWSFDDVLPFFRRIEDYDGPANDLRAHGGLLPLSTVALRPGIGEAFIRAAEKAGYARNPDYNGESQDGFGYYQVNQRGGRRVSAAEAYLKPAMKRQNLSVRTGAHVLSVDLDGKRAAGVTARIGDANLRFKARAEVILAAGAAQTPQLLELSGIGNPGILQNLGVQVAHALPGVGENYIDHFCTRMNWRVKQPVTLNEQTRGAKLAMAVAQYAATRRGILTLGTGLVHGFVRTREGLEGPDVQYFFMHASYANAAERVLDRMPGMTIGVTQLRPQSRGVIHAVSPDPFVAPSIRPNFLAEEEDRRVIVEGMKIARHIVEQAPMDVFRDMEMNPGPNCRTDADWLDFARSNGQTIYHICGTCRMGSDEKAVADPTLKLRGIGGLRIVDASIMPTMVSGNIQAAVFMIAEKAADMILADAAT, translated from the coding sequence GTGAACGCTGCTGCGGAAACCTTCGACTACATCATCGTCGGCGGCGGCAATGCCGGCTGCGTACTCGCCAACCGTCTGACGGAATCGGGCCGCCACAGCGTGCTTCTGCTCGAGGCCGGCGGCGTCGGTCGTAGCCCGTGGATCGGTATCCCCGCCGGCTTCTCGAAGCTGCTGGTCGATCCGACTTACAATTGGCGCTTCAAGTCCGAACCGGAAGAGGCGACAAAGAACCGCGTCATCGCCGTGCCGCGCGGCAAGGGCCTCGGCGGCTCGACGCTGATCAACGGCATGATCTATGTGCGCGGCCAGCCCCAAGATTATGACGGCTGGGCCCAGGCAGGCTGCCGTGGCTGGAGTTTCGACGATGTCCTGCCTTTCTTTCGGCGCATCGAAGATTATGACGGCCCCGCAAACGATCTACGGGCGCATGGAGGTCTCTTGCCGCTCAGCACCGTCGCACTCCGCCCGGGAATCGGCGAGGCCTTCATCAGGGCTGCCGAAAAGGCCGGTTATGCGCGCAATCCCGACTACAACGGCGAAAGCCAGGATGGCTTCGGCTACTATCAGGTGAACCAGCGCGGCGGCCGCCGCGTCAGTGCCGCCGAAGCCTATCTGAAGCCGGCAATGAAGCGCCAGAACCTCAGCGTCCGGACCGGGGCGCATGTCCTTTCCGTCGATCTCGATGGAAAGCGGGCAGCCGGGGTCACCGCGCGTATTGGCGATGCGAATCTCCGTTTCAAGGCGAGGGCGGAGGTCATTCTTGCGGCGGGTGCGGCGCAGACGCCGCAATTGCTGGAACTTTCCGGCATCGGCAATCCGGGCATCCTGCAGAACCTCGGCGTCCAGGTGGCCCATGCCCTTCCGGGGGTCGGGGAAAACTACATCGACCACTTCTGCACCCGCATGAACTGGCGGGTAAAACAGCCGGTCACGCTGAACGAGCAGACGCGCGGGGCGAAGCTCGCAATGGCCGTTGCGCAATATGCCGCCACCCGTCGCGGTATACTTACGCTCGGTACCGGCCTCGTTCACGGTTTCGTGCGGACCCGCGAAGGGCTGGAAGGCCCGGATGTTCAGTACTTCTTCATGCATGCAAGCTATGCGAACGCCGCCGAACGGGTGCTTGACCGCATGCCCGGCATGACCATCGGCGTGACGCAATTGCGACCGCAGTCGCGTGGCGTCATTCATGCGGTCTCCCCGGATCCGTTTGTGGCCCCTTCGATCCGGCCGAACTTCCTCGCGGAGGAAGAGGACCGCCGCGTCATTGTCGAGGGCATGAAGATCGCCCGCCATATCGTCGAACAGGCGCCGATGGACGTCTTCCGCGACATGGAAATGAACCCCGGACCCAATTGCCGCACGGATGCGGACTGGCTGGATTTCGCCCGTTCCAATGGCCAGACGATCTATCATATCTGCGGCACATGCCGGATGGGATCGGACGAGAAAGCGGTGGCGGACCCGACGCTGAAGCTGCGCGGCATTGGAGGCCTCCGCATCGTAGACGCCTCGATCATGCCGACGATGGTATCCGGAAACATCCAGGCGGCTGTCTTCATGATCGCGGAAAAGGCGGCGGACATGATCCTGGCTGATGCTGCAACATAG
- a CDS encoding FAD binding domain-containing protein produces MRYIRPSSIEDAVGLLAEASGKAAVLAGGSDLLVRMKGGFIEPELIIDIKAIDALRHITESEDGFVIGAAVPCAVLGENAALRRAWPGVVEGANLIGSKQVQGRCTIVGNLCNASPAADSVPALLAAGAKALIRGPAGSRTIAVEMVPVGPGKTSLAPGEIIEAILLDKRQARSGDAYQRFTPRTEMDIAVVSAAVKLTLDDQGVVQSARVALGAAAPTVLLVEEAAEILTGSRVDDKTLDRLAAACSGACRPIDDKRGTVEFRRKVAGVLAKRVALAAYQRAGLE; encoded by the coding sequence TTGCGCTATATTCGTCCTAGTTCAATAGAAGATGCCGTTGGTCTTTTGGCGGAAGCGTCAGGCAAGGCAGCCGTTCTGGCCGGCGGAAGTGATCTGCTGGTGAGAATGAAGGGGGGCTTCATCGAACCCGAGCTCATCATCGACATCAAAGCTATAGACGCCCTGAGACACATAACTGAAAGCGAGGATGGTTTCGTCATCGGCGCTGCGGTGCCTTGCGCGGTCCTCGGCGAGAATGCAGCGCTCCGGCGGGCGTGGCCCGGCGTGGTGGAAGGCGCTAATCTCATCGGTTCCAAGCAAGTGCAGGGGCGTTGCACCATCGTCGGAAATCTCTGCAACGCATCGCCTGCGGCCGACAGCGTGCCCGCGCTGCTGGCGGCCGGTGCAAAGGCTCTGATCAGGGGGCCGGCCGGCTCCCGCACGATCGCTGTCGAAATGGTGCCGGTGGGGCCGGGCAAGACGTCGCTTGCGCCGGGCGAGATCATCGAGGCCATTCTGCTCGACAAGCGGCAGGCGCGTTCGGGCGACGCCTATCAACGGTTCACGCCACGCACCGAGATGGATATTGCGGTCGTCAGTGCCGCGGTGAAGCTCACTCTTGATGATCAGGGTGTCGTCCAATCGGCGCGCGTCGCGCTTGGCGCGGCGGCGCCGACGGTGCTTCTGGTCGAGGAAGCGGCCGAAATCCTCACTGGTTCCCGCGTCGACGACAAGACGCTTGACCGCCTGGCCGCGGCCTGTTCAGGCGCCTGTCGTCCCATAGACGACAAGCGAGGCACTGTGGAATTCCGAAGGAAAGTCGCGGGAGTGCTGGCCAAGCGGGTCGCACTGGCCGCCTATCAGCGTGCAGGACTGGAATGA
- a CDS encoding (2Fe-2S)-binding protein has translation MAGIAVSTNINSDNAEFLCHADETLLDVLRDRLGLMGAKEGCGTGDCGACSIILDDRLVCSCLVLGAEAEGRRIETVEGMAQGDQLHPLQQKFLEHAALQCGICTPGFLIAAKDLLSKNPDPTEEEIRFGLAGNLCRCTGYDKIVRAVQDAAGVMRGA, from the coding sequence ATGGCAGGCATAGCAGTTTCAACGAACATCAATAGCGACAACGCCGAGTTTCTCTGTCACGCCGACGAGACGCTGCTTGACGTGTTGCGTGATCGCCTGGGGCTCATGGGAGCGAAGGAAGGCTGCGGAACGGGCGACTGCGGCGCCTGCAGCATCATTCTCGACGATCGGCTGGTCTGCTCCTGTCTCGTGCTTGGGGCAGAGGCGGAAGGCCGGCGCATCGAAACCGTCGAGGGCATGGCTCAGGGTGACCAGCTTCATCCGCTGCAACAGAAGTTTCTCGAGCATGCCGCCTTGCAATGTGGCATCTGCACACCCGGCTTCCTCATTGCCGCAAAGGATCTGCTGTCGAAGAATCCGGATCCGACCGAAGAGGAAATACGCTTCGGCCTTGCCGGAAATCTCTGTCGTTGCACCGGCTACGACAAGATCGTGCGCGCCGTTCAGGACGCAGCAGGCGTCATGAGAGGAGCTTGA
- a CDS encoding MoaD/ThiS family protein has product MVEVTLWGSLAAAAEGNSKVEIEAKNIRELFARLSERFPRLEPLMARGIAVAIDGTIYRDTWSKELPTGAEIYLLPRLAGG; this is encoded by the coding sequence ATGGTAGAGGTCACGCTCTGGGGCTCTCTCGCCGCGGCAGCTGAGGGCAACAGCAAGGTCGAGATCGAGGCAAAGAATATCAGGGAACTGTTCGCGAGGTTGAGCGAACGGTTCCCTCGGCTTGAGCCGCTCATGGCACGAGGGATCGCAGTCGCAATTGACGGAACGATTTATCGGGACACCTGGTCGAAGGAACTGCCGACGGGCGCGGAAATCTATTTGCTGCCGAGGCTGGCAGGCGGTTGA
- a CDS encoding LysR family transcriptional regulator, translating to MDTSLLKCFLILADTQSFSEAAERLNITQSTVSHKIARLETLLGKQLFERTTRSCMLTSDGRELVEHATRVIRSIEEMEQSFKPDLLTGTLVVGVPDDHYLFVPLTEALKNFMLEKPRVGVEIRGGLSSDLMRDLRQRNIDLAVIRDVPATQDSDVLCIEKLVWITAPNWVPPNDGVVPLALVRGPCAYRGAALAALEQNGMPWKCIVTCTSLQGVFAVVRAGLAVAVVTEGDIGSGVQSAPAGGFLPPLPGSSLTIRYADKQPTLAARALARTMADVLTQMTSLA from the coding sequence ATGGATACGTCGCTGCTGAAATGCTTTCTCATCCTGGCGGATACGCAGAGTTTCTCGGAGGCCGCCGAAAGACTGAACATCACGCAGTCAACGGTCAGCCACAAGATCGCCCGGCTCGAAACCCTTCTCGGCAAACAATTGTTCGAGCGGACGACGCGAAGCTGCATGCTGACCTCAGACGGGCGGGAATTAGTCGAGCACGCGACGCGCGTGATCCGCTCAATCGAGGAGATGGAGCAGAGCTTCAAGCCCGACCTCCTGACCGGCACGCTGGTGGTGGGCGTTCCGGACGACCACTACCTCTTCGTCCCGCTCACGGAGGCGCTCAAGAACTTCATGCTGGAAAAGCCGCGCGTCGGCGTCGAGATCCGTGGTGGCCTGTCGAGCGACCTGATGCGGGACCTGCGCCAGCGCAACATCGACCTCGCTGTCATCCGCGACGTTCCCGCGACGCAGGACAGCGACGTGCTGTGCATCGAAAAGCTAGTCTGGATCACCGCGCCGAACTGGGTGCCGCCGAACGATGGCGTCGTCCCGCTCGCGTTAGTGCGCGGCCCCTGCGCCTATCGTGGCGCAGCGCTCGCCGCACTCGAGCAGAACGGAATGCCATGGAAGTGCATCGTGACGTGCACGAGCCTGCAGGGCGTGTTCGCCGTGGTGCGCGCAGGGCTCGCGGTGGCGGTCGTCACGGAAGGCGACATCGGGAGCGGCGTCCAATCCGCGCCGGCGGGCGGCTTCCTGCCGCCCCTTCCCGGCTCTTCCCTCACCATCCGCTACGCCGACAAGCAACCTACCCTCGCCGCCCGCGCGCTTGCACGCACCATGGCCGATGTGCTGACGCAAATGACCTCCCTAGCCTGA
- a CDS encoding aspartate/glutamate racemase family protein, which translates to MKIIVQSMVKYRFRRLALRAILYRVEIVTALRGARMMELDEENGGWVPLDCVLDGGPAARAAIGLIVLANDTVIEPEVRRFLPLPGVEVYSSRIPMAREVSPECLAAMAGELPRAVELLMPEHRLDVVAFGCTSGSMIIGPERIAGIVEKVRPGVKVCNPVSASLAAFVTLGVRRIGLITPYSTEVNKRVESFFVREGLDIAARASFHQDSDVSIARIREEDILRAAIDIGRRDVEAVFLSCTALRCSGIIDAVEATIGKPVVTSNQALAWDALRKAGETQSVPGAGRLWMH; encoded by the coding sequence ATGAAGATTATCGTTCAATCCATGGTCAAATATCGCTTCCGTCGATTAGCCTTGCGCGCCATTCTGTACCGGGTCGAGATTGTGACCGCGTTGAGGGGAGCCCGAATGATGGAACTTGACGAGGAGAATGGCGGCTGGGTGCCGCTTGATTGCGTTCTCGACGGCGGGCCGGCCGCGCGTGCCGCCATAGGCCTCATCGTGCTGGCGAACGATACCGTCATCGAGCCAGAGGTCCGGCGCTTCCTGCCGTTGCCCGGCGTCGAGGTTTATTCCAGTCGCATTCCGATGGCGCGAGAAGTGTCGCCGGAATGCCTGGCGGCCATGGCGGGCGAACTGCCGCGGGCAGTCGAACTGCTGATGCCGGAACACCGTCTCGATGTCGTGGCCTTCGGCTGCACATCCGGGTCCATGATCATCGGCCCGGAGCGGATCGCCGGCATAGTCGAGAAGGTTCGTCCGGGTGTGAAAGTGTGCAACCCCGTTTCAGCGAGCCTTGCCGCTTTCGTGACGCTCGGCGTGCGGCGGATCGGCCTCATCACCCCCTATAGCACCGAGGTCAACAAGCGCGTCGAGAGCTTCTTCGTGCGCGAGGGGCTCGATATCGCCGCTCGTGCGAGCTTCCATCAGGACAGCGACGTTTCCATCGCCCGCATTCGCGAGGAGGACATATTGCGAGCCGCAATAGATATCGGCAGGCGGGACGTGGAAGCTGTGTTCCTCTCCTGCACGGCGCTGCGCTGCTCCGGCATCATCGACGCGGTGGAAGCGACGATCGGCAAGCCGGTGGTGACGAGTAACCAGGCGCTCGCCTGGGATGCCCTTCGAAAGGCTGGCGAGACGCAATCCGTGCCTGGAGCTGGGCGCTTATGGATGCATTAG
- a CDS encoding L-2-amino-thiazoline-4-carboxylic acid hydrolase produces the protein MTDTNERPKSTAAMDGEIGILARRRIEAGIIAPIYEEMRRQIGEEKARSILDTAIRQAAIKAGKDFAAKTPGGTTLRTFQELQDLWTQDDALVIEVTKATDEEFHYNVKRCRYAETYREMGLGHIGHLLSCNRDGVFCVGYDPRITLERTQTVMEGASHCDFKYRFHETPQESIE, from the coding sequence ATGACGGATACCAACGAACGCCCCAAATCCACGGCGGCGATGGACGGCGAAATCGGCATCCTCGCCCGCCGTCGGATCGAGGCGGGAATCATCGCGCCGATCTATGAGGAAATGCGTAGGCAGATCGGCGAGGAAAAGGCCCGGTCCATTCTCGACACCGCAATCCGCCAGGCGGCAATCAAGGCGGGCAAGGATTTCGCGGCGAAGACGCCCGGCGGCACGACGCTGCGGACCTTCCAGGAATTGCAGGATCTCTGGACGCAGGACGACGCCCTCGTGATCGAGGTCACCAAGGCGACTGACGAGGAATTCCACTACAACGTCAAGCGCTGTCGCTACGCCGAGACCTATCGCGAGATGGGCCTCGGCCATATCGGCCATCTGTTGTCGTGCAACCGGGACGGCGTCTTCTGCGTCGGCTACGATCCGCGCATCACGCTGGAGCGCACGCAGACGGTCATGGAAGGAGCCTCGCACTGCGATTTCAAGTATCGCTTCCATGAGACCCCGCAGGAGAGCATCGAATGA
- a CDS encoding M20 family metallo-hydrolase, with protein sequence MTAVLQATDVPLRLSVDADRLWADLLATARFGAHGETGMHRLALGSADEEVRRWFEAECRALGCTVEVDRIGNMFATLPGSEPGLAAIAVGSHLDTQPAGGRFDGILGILAGVEILRVLKASGRALRHPFTVVNWTNEEGSRFSPAMMGSGVFCGVHDIETIYARVDKDGVTVREALGAIGYRGECAPGHLPMAAYLELHIEQGPVLEADGSAVGIVTGVQGLRWLDIRMSGTEAHAGAFPMGLREDALVFAAKAVLAVEKVALKHPPGVATVGYIHAVPNSRNVVPGEVRLEIDMRHPEESGLAAMETDLTNEIERLAPGAQLSVVWRKAPVVFDAALREVIRQEAEGLCLSALEMVSGAGHDAAHVAAKAPTAMIFIPSREGLSHNEREYSSPQQCANGADLLLRSVLRADELFHG encoded by the coding sequence ATGACGGCGGTCCTTCAAGCGACCGACGTACCGCTTCGGCTCTCGGTCGATGCCGACCGGCTGTGGGCCGACCTTCTCGCGACCGCACGCTTCGGGGCCCATGGCGAGACCGGCATGCACCGCCTTGCGCTCGGGTCAGCAGACGAAGAGGTGCGCCGCTGGTTCGAGGCGGAGTGCCGAGCGCTCGGCTGCACGGTGGAGGTCGATCGCATCGGTAACATGTTTGCGACCTTGCCCGGCTCCGAGCCGGGCCTCGCCGCCATCGCCGTCGGCAGCCATCTCGACACGCAGCCGGCCGGCGGGCGCTTCGACGGTATACTCGGCATTCTGGCGGGCGTGGAGATCCTGCGGGTGCTGAAAGCCTCGGGTCGAGCCCTGCGCCATCCCTTCACGGTCGTCAACTGGACCAACGAGGAGGGCTCCCGTTTTTCTCCCGCCATGATGGGGTCGGGCGTCTTCTGCGGTGTGCACGACATCGAGACCATCTATGCCCGGGTGGACAAGGACGGCGTGACGGTGCGCGAGGCGCTGGGAGCGATCGGCTATCGTGGCGAGTGCGCGCCCGGCCACCTGCCGATGGCGGCCTATCTGGAGCTCCACATCGAGCAGGGCCCCGTGCTGGAGGCTGATGGAAGCGCAGTCGGTATCGTCACCGGAGTGCAGGGCCTTCGCTGGCTGGACATCCGCATGAGTGGTACGGAAGCCCATGCGGGCGCCTTCCCGATGGGATTGCGCGAGGATGCACTCGTCTTTGCGGCGAAAGCCGTATTGGCGGTCGAGAAGGTTGCCTTGAAGCACCCGCCGGGCGTCGCCACCGTCGGCTATATTCACGCTGTGCCGAATTCGCGCAACGTCGTACCCGGTGAAGTCCGCCTCGAAATCGACATGCGCCATCCCGAAGAGAGCGGCCTTGCCGCAATGGAGACGGACTTGACGAACGAGATCGAGCGCCTCGCGCCGGGGGCACAGCTTTCCGTGGTCTGGCGCAAGGCGCCGGTCGTGTTTGATGCGGCGTTGCGCGAGGTAATCCGGCAGGAGGCGGAAGGGCTTTGCCTTTCGGCGCTGGAGATGGTTTCCGGCGCCGGTCACGATGCGGCCCATGTGGCAGCCAAGGCGCCGACGGCGATGATCTTCATTCCCTCGCGCGAGGGCTTGTCACATAACGAACGCGAATATTCCTCGCCGCAGCAATGTGCCAACGGCGCGGACCTGCTGCTGCGAAGCGTGCTTCGCGCCGACGAACTGTTTCATGGTTGA
- a CDS encoding DUF1476 domain-containing protein, whose product MSIRDRQEGFEKKFAMDEETKFKAMARRNKLLGLWAAEKLGKTGTDADAYAKEVVQADFEEAGDNDVFRKVRTDFDTAGVVLSDTQIRSIMDELLATAVEQIKNN is encoded by the coding sequence GTGAGCATAAGAGATCGTCAGGAAGGCTTCGAAAAGAAGTTCGCGATGGACGAGGAAACGAAGTTCAAGGCCATGGCCCGTCGAAATAAGTTGCTCGGCCTGTGGGCCGCCGAAAAGCTAGGCAAAACCGGTACGGATGCGGACGCGTATGCGAAGGAGGTGGTGCAGGCAGACTTCGAAGAGGCCGGAGACAATGATGTGTTCCGCAAGGTGCGCACCGATTTCGATACCGCCGGAGTAGTCCTGTCAGATACTCAGATTCGCAGCATCATGGATGAATTGCTAGCGACTGCCGTCGAGCAGATCAAAAACAACTGA
- a CDS encoding tyrosine-protein phosphatase, whose product MSRPWLGSGDVGESGETWYLQEVEGADRAAITHFDFRLSASKRLSPQQARQLIALLQTAPKPILIHCQAGADRTGMAAMLYLQQIAGIDEEISERQLSVRYGHIGLPYISAAFAMDENWEILEEVLFGLTS is encoded by the coding sequence GTGAGCAGGCCATGGCTCGGTAGCGGCGACGTGGGCGAGAGCGGGGAAACTTGGTACCTGCAGGAGGTCGAAGGCGCTGACCGAGCCGCTATCACGCATTTCGATTTCCGATTGTCAGCTTCGAAACGGTTGTCGCCGCAGCAGGCGCGGCAGCTGATCGCGTTGCTGCAGACCGCACCCAAGCCGATACTCATCCATTGCCAAGCCGGCGCTGATAGAACGGGAATGGCCGCAATGCTCTACCTTCAGCAGATCGCGGGCATCGACGAAGAGATCTCGGAGCGGCAGCTGTCGGTCCGCTACGGCCACATCGGCCTTCCCTACATTTCTGCAGCCTTTGCCATGGATGAAAACTGGGAGATCCTCGAAGAGGTCCTCTTCGGTCTGACGAGTTAA
- a CDS encoding IclR family transcriptional regulator, protein MDDKIETPSSAVTRSLSLIEVVGLSEKPVTLNDLAERIDMPRATLHRLCQRLVEEGFLFREPDRRHYSVGPRLFKMGLTIVGSGVGTQRHAILKQVVDVTRETCNFVTRSGCDAIYLARVESDWPLRVHLEPGSRVPLHCTASGKLLLAHMDAQQRQKLLASLTFERFTPATIMSADALEAEFAEILCDGYSTDREEFMMGLIAIAVPVFDRNGRVVASLACHAPKARMTLDDARRYVPVLQSAARKLAQTF, encoded by the coding sequence ATGGACGATAAAATCGAGACGCCGAGTTCGGCCGTTACGCGCAGCCTCAGCCTGATCGAGGTCGTCGGACTCTCCGAAAAGCCGGTCACGCTGAACGATCTTGCGGAGAGAATAGACATGCCGAGGGCCACGCTTCACAGGCTGTGCCAGCGCCTGGTGGAAGAAGGGTTCCTCTTTCGCGAACCTGACAGGCGCCACTATTCGGTCGGCCCGCGCCTGTTCAAAATGGGCCTGACCATCGTCGGTTCGGGCGTGGGAACCCAGCGGCACGCCATATTGAAGCAGGTTGTCGATGTGACGCGTGAGACATGCAATTTCGTCACGCGCTCCGGCTGCGACGCGATATATCTGGCGCGCGTCGAGTCCGACTGGCCGCTCCGAGTACATCTCGAGCCCGGTTCGCGCGTGCCGCTTCACTGCACCGCCAGCGGCAAGCTGTTGCTTGCGCATATGGATGCACAACAAAGGCAGAAGCTGCTGGCCTCGTTGACCTTTGAAAGATTCACGCCGGCAACGATCATGTCTGCCGACGCGCTGGAGGCCGAGTTCGCAGAGATTTTGTGCGATGGCTACAGCACCGATCGGGAGGAGTTCATGATGGGCCTGATAGCCATCGCGGTTCCCGTTTTCGACAGGAACGGAAGGGTGGTTGCGTCGCTTGCCTGCCACGCCCCGAAAGCACGCATGACGCTCGACGACGCCAGGCGCTACGTGCCCGTGCTTCAGTCGGCGGCACGCAAGCTCGCACAAACGTTCTGA